In Populus nigra chromosome 10, ddPopNigr1.1, whole genome shotgun sequence, the following proteins share a genomic window:
- the LOC133704425 gene encoding myb family transcription factor MOF1-like encodes MDVKGLTISHVKSHLQMYRSMRSDLRGQDSSSTQQKRRSFDDHDECVEDVKPIEESDSHLMYRPFSSKRARIETRSSISEENLQCSQGVWETVSNPYSFDDYMGIMEEGNGGGFKWEQAHSKPQSTAFSPSLDLYYLNTSKREAEESDLVKIAKLEDRMCKPGKEYKSEVTESERAEDEEPGVCELSLALSLPLPSSQRSNASSTSEISETFSSYSRSNLKDCSGFSTGKRDINLDLSIALCGA; translated from the exons ATGGATGTGAAAGGACTCACCATTTCACATGTGAAAAGCCATCTCCAG ATGTATAGAAGCATGAGGAGTGACCTGAGGGGACAAG ATAGTAGCTCCACCCAACAAAAGAGACGATCTTTTGATGACCATGATGAGTGTGTTGAAGACGTAAAACCCATTGAAGAATCAGATTCTCACTTGATGTACAGGCCTTTCTCTTCAAAAAG GGCCAGAATCGAGACCAGGAGTTCAATATCTGAGGAGAACCTGCAATGCAGTCAAGGAGTATGGGAGACAGTCTCGAATCCGTACTCTTTTGATGATTACATGGGAATAATGGAGGAAGGTAATGGAGGTGGTTTCAAATGGGAGCAAGCCCATTCTAAGCCTCAATCGACAGCCTTCTCCCCATCACTTGACCTGTATTACTTAAACACTTCGAAACGTGAAGCGGAAGAATCTGACCTCGTCAAG ATTGCCAAGCTAGAGGATAGAATGTGCAAACCAGGAAAGGAGTACAAATCCGAGGTTACTGAAAGTGAAAGAGCAGAGGATGAAGAACCTGGTGTTTGCGAATTGTCACTTGCACTCTCCCTGCCTCTTCCTTCCTCACAGAGAAGCAATGCTTCTTCGACGAGCGAGATCAGCGAGACATTCTCATCATACTCCAGGTCTAACTTAAAAGATTGTTCTGGCTTTTCTACTGGAAAACGGGACATTAACTTAGATTTGTCTATTGCTCTTTGTGGTGCCTaa